In the Desulfuromonas thiophila genome, GGTGCGGTTCACCCAGTCTGCGGCCGCCGCAAGCTTGTCAGCAGCATCCCGATGCGTTGCGCTATATCTGTGGCAAATGCCGCAAGATCGCGGTCAATCCCGAGTTGCTGTGTGATCCCCAACTCTGGCCGGGTGCTGCCGATGACCACGCCTGAGCCGTCCACCGGCCTGCCCGCCAATCTGGCGCCGCCGTCACTGGCGCCGGCGGAACTGTACTGTATCGATCTGGATCTGCCCGGCCGGGAAGGCTTCCGCCGTTTTATCAGTGCCTGGCTTTACCGCGATGCGCAGCTGACCTTTGTGGTCGACCCCGGTCCGCTGGCCACGCTGCCGCTGTTGCTGACCGCCCTGCGCCGCTGCCAGGTCGAACGCCTCGATCTGATTCTGCTGACCCATATTCATATCGACCATGCCGGCGCCACCGGCGCCCTGTTGCGGGAATTCCCTCAGGCCCGCGTGGTCTGTCATGCCGAGGGGGTGCGTCATCTGGTGGCGCCGGAAAAACTCTGGCAGGGTTCGCTCAAGGTATTGGGTGAGCTGGCGCAGGACTACGGTGAGATCGTGCCGGTGGCGCAGACGGCCTTTGTGGCGGAGGAACAATGGCCGACCCTGCCGTTGCAGGTGGTGGCGACGCCGGGCCACGCCGTGCATCACCAGAGCTATCTGCTGGCTGACCTGCTGTTTGCCGGCGAGGTGGCGGGGGTGCGCAGCCCGTCGCCGGCCGGTCTGTACATGCGGCCGGCCACGCCACCACGCTTCGATCTGGCCATCGCGCTGGCGTCTGTCGAACGGGTACTGGCGCTTCAGCCGCAAAGCCTGGTTTTTGCCCATTACGGGCTGGTGCCGCAAGCGCAGCACCATCTGCGGTTGGCCCGCCGCCAGCTGCTGCTGTGGGTGCAGGGCTGTATCCGTACCGCCGATCTGGCCGAGGATGAACAGCCGGCGGCCTTCTGGCGTTACCTGCTGACGCATGATGCTGAATTTGCCCGCTTCGGCGGTCTGGCAGCCGATATTCAGGCGCGGGAGCGCTATTTCTTCAGCAACAGCCATCGGGGCATGCGCGACTATGTAGCGGGGCTGAACGCGGCCCAGCGCGCCGAGTTACTGGCCCGGCCATTGCCGTCCCTGTGACCAACGCGGCCGGCGGGGGCGTTGCCCCCTGGTCTCCCGCCTGGATGGGGCTGGTGCCGGCCGCCGGTCAGGCCTTGCGGGCCAGCAGCACGACAAAGCGGGCGTCGCTGGCCAGCAGCTGACAGTTGCCGAACAGGCGTTTGAGTTTGCTGTGATAACCCAGATGACGGTTGCCAACGAGACAGAGGCAGCCGTTTTTTTTCAGCACCCGGCGACTGTGGCGCAGCATCCGCCAGGCGGTGTCGTCACCGACCTCGTGCTGCTGGTGGAATGGCGGGTTGCACAGGATCAGCTCGGCGCTGGCGGCAGCACAGTCGCTCAGGCCGTCACCGGCGACAAAGCGGTGGGGTGCGGCGCAGCCGCACAGCTCCGTGGCGTTCAGTCGGGCTGAAGCCAGCGCCATGTGGGATTCGTCGATAAACAGCAGCCGGGCGGCCGGATGACGCTGGGCGTAAAGCAGTCCCAGCACGCCGTTGCCACAGGCCAGATCAATGACCTGGGTTGCTGCCGGCAACTGGTCGAGTTGCTGCAGCAGCAGGGCGCTGCCGCTGTCAAGGCGAGTGCGGCTGAACAGGTTGGCGTGATTCCGCAGCCGTACACCGCCAGGGCTCAGCAGATAGTCGGTCGGGGTAGGCACCGGCCGTGGTGCGGCGCTCACCCGGGCCTGAAACAGACGGGCCTTTTTCCAGGCGAGCGAGGCTTGGCATGAGCCGATGCAGTCTTCCAGTACGGTATTGAGTCCCGGTGCCAGATGACGGCACAGGGCGCCGGCCAGCACCAGACTATCCGCCCGCAGGGCCGGCCGTAGACGACAGAGCTGATCTTCGAGAAACGCAAGTGATTTCGGTATTTTTACCAGAACAATATCAAGCTCTTTATCAGGTTCTGTAAGGCTGTCGCACAGCTGCAGGCGACCGTTGACAAGATCGGCGGCATAGCCATTGGCCGCCGCATTGCGGCGCAAGGCCTCTTGGGCCAGCCAGGAATCGCTGAAACTCAGCAATTCCCCCGGCCGTGCGGCCAGCGCCTGCAGGGTGGCCAGACTCAGGGCGCCGAAGCGGTCGTTGCAGATGCCGATGCGGCGCGCGGCCGGCCAGCCGGGCTGCTGCAGCAACTGCTGCAACAGGTAGCTGTCGGCCGCGTCCCAGGCCTGCAAAGAAGGGTCGTCCGTGGTGGGATAACGCTGTAGTTGCAGCGTGCCGATCGGGCTTGAAAACAGCGTCATTTAGGCCTGCGGCTCAAAACTGGCGGCCCAGTCGTCAAGCTTCTGCAATACCGCGTCACGGGTAGCGTAAGAGATGTCGGGCAGGGTGCCGCCGAAGGCTTTTTCGGCTTCGCCGAAGCCTTTTTCAACGCCACTGAGAATCGCGTCGAGCCGGCTGGGGTCGTTGCCGGCCAGCCCGATGGCGAAATCGACGATGCGCTGCGAGGTCTGCTCGACCCCGAAATAGC is a window encoding:
- a CDS encoding MBL fold metallo-hydrolase, coding for MTTPEPSTGLPANLAPPSLAPAELYCIDLDLPGREGFRRFISAWLYRDAQLTFVVDPGPLATLPLLLTALRRCQVERLDLILLTHIHIDHAGATGALLREFPQARVVCHAEGVRHLVAPEKLWQGSLKVLGELAQDYGEIVPVAQTAFVAEEQWPTLPLQVVATPGHAVHHQSYLLADLLFAGEVAGVRSPSPAGLYMRPATPPRFDLAIALASVERVLALQPQSLVFAHYGLVPQAQHHLRLARRQLLLWVQGCIRTADLAEDEQPAAFWRYLLTHDAEFARFGGLAADIQARERYFFSNSHRGMRDYVAGLNAAQRAELLARPLPSL
- a CDS encoding methyltransferase; this encodes MTLFSSPIGTLQLQRYPTTDDPSLQAWDAADSYLLQQLLQQPGWPAARRIGICNDRFGALSLATLQALAARPGELLSFSDSWLAQEALRRNAAANGYAADLVNGRLQLCDSLTEPDKELDIVLVKIPKSLAFLEDQLCRLRPALRADSLVLAGALCRHLAPGLNTVLEDCIGSCQASLAWKKARLFQARVSAAPRPVPTPTDYLLSPGGVRLRNHANLFSRTRLDSGSALLLQQLDQLPAATQVIDLACGNGVLGLLYAQRHPAARLLFIDESHMALASARLNATELCGCAAPHRFVAGDGLSDCAAASAELILCNPPFHQQHEVGDDTAWRMLRHSRRVLKKNGCLCLVGNRHLGYHSKLKRLFGNCQLLASDARFVVLLARKA